One stretch of Prunus persica cultivar Lovell chromosome G1, Prunus_persica_NCBIv2, whole genome shotgun sequence DNA includes these proteins:
- the LOC18790977 gene encoding nucleolin 2 isoform X2: protein MGKSSKKSASKVDAVPAVVPPSKAVKKGKREAENVIEKAVNVKKQKRDEGVQQAIQKKKVEAKTQKKKEETSSSEESDLSSSDSDVKKPAPKAAKNGKGIPSSSSDSSDDDSDEKPTSKPSAPSKKSVPAKNGTAGAGVKKAAPSSSSDESDESDEEEVPKTKVTAKNGPTAAPKKKADSTDSSDESSDDDETPAKGTSQVPVATKKGPAVAAKKEDTSSSSEEESDDDEEEIVNKVSAVTPKGKEDSTDSSSEDSSEDEKVTAKGVAPTAKRAQPSKKTDESSEESDSDEDDDDEPQNKKPKVSATSKAAKPSAKAAQKDVTSESSEEDSDDDSSDEEPSKAEKVKKPSQVSKKDSSESDESSSSEEEEDEPAKTPKKKDTDVEMVDADSKSEKKAPKTPATPEATTSKTLFVGNLSFNVERADVENFFKDAGEIVDVRFTTTEDGVFRGFGHVEFATSEAAQKALELNGVELLGRGVRLDLARERGAYTPQSGKEGNSYQKGGQGQSTIFIRGFDTSQGEDEIRSSLQEFFGGCGEITRLSIPKDYETQAPKGMAYLEFQDGDSFKKALQLNQSDFGNGPLTVQEAKPRAEFGGSGRGGGGRSGGGRFGGRDSGGRFGGRDSGGRFGGRRGGGGGRGFSGGHGRGGRGGSNKPNLAAPGTGKKTTFSED from the exons ATGGGCAAATCAAGCAAGAAGTCAGCCTCCAAA GTCGATGCAGTTCCTGCTGTAGTCCCACCTTCTAAGGCTGTCAAGAAAG GTAAGAGAGAAGCCGAGAATGTGATAGAGAAGGCGGTGAATGTAAAGAAGCAGAAGAGGGATGAGGGTGTACAGCAGGCTattcagaagaagaaagttGAAGCAAAGacacaaaagaagaaggaagaaactaGTAGTTCTGAGGAGTCGGATTTGTCTTCATCAGACTCTGATGTAAAG AAACCCGCTCCAAAAGCTGCTAAAAATGGTAAAGGCATCCCATCCAGCAGTTCTGACTCTtcagatgatgattctgatgaA AAACCTACTTCCAAGCCTTCTGCTCCTTCAAAAAAGTCTGTTCCTGCTAAAAATGGGACAGCTGGAGCTGGTGTTAAGAAAGCTGCTCCATCCAGCAGTTCAGATGAATCAGATGAATCTGATGAGGAAGAA GTTCCTAAAACCAAGGTAACTGCCAAGAATGGCCCAACTGCAGCTCCAAAGAAGAAGGCTGACTCAACTGACAGCTCAGATGAGTCAAGTGATGATGAT GAAACCCCTGCAAAGGGTACTTCCCAAGTGCCTGTGGCTACGAAGAAAGGTCCAGCAGTGGCTGCTAAAAAGGAGGACACTAGTAGCAGCTCTGAAGAGGagagtgatgatgatgag GAAGAAATTGTGAATAAAGTATCCGCTGTAACTCCTAAAGGGAAGGAGGATTCTACTGATAGCTCCTCTGAAGATAGTTCAGAGGATGAGAAG GTAACAGCTAAAGGTGTTGCCCCCACAGCTAAGAGGGCTCAACCATCAAAAAAGACTGATGAGAGTTCAGAAGAAAGTGATTCTGATGAAGACGATGATGATGAGCCTCAAAATAAAAAGCCAAAGGTGTCG GCTACTTCAAAAGCTGCAAAACCAAGTGCAAAAGCTGCTCAGAAGGATGTCACTTCTGAAAGTTCAGAGGAGGATAGTGACGATGATAGTTCAGATGAGGAGCCCTCAAAGGCAGAGAAAGTAAAGaag CCTTCCCAAGTGTCAAAGAAAGATAGTAGCGAATCTGATGAGTCTTCATCATCggaagaagaggaggatgaACCTGCAAAGACTCCAAAGAAAAAG GATACTGATGTTGAAATGGTAGATGCTGATTCGAAGTCCGAGAAGAAAGCT CCCAAAACCCCTGCTACTCCTGAAGCAACAACTTCCAAGACCTTGTTTGTTGGAAACCTGTCATTCAATGTTGAGCGGGCTGATGT TGAAAATTTCTTTAAGGATGCTGGTGAAATTGTTGATGTCCGTTTCACCACAACTGAAGATGGGGTGTTTAGGGGCTTTGGGCATGTGGAATTTGCCACATCAGAAGCAGCACAGAAG GCTCTTGAATTAAATGGTGTGGAGCTGCTGGGCCGTGGAGTGAGACTTGATCTTGCTCGTGAAAGGGGTGCTTATACCCCACAGAGCGG CAAAGAGGGGAACTCATATCAGAAGGGTGGACAAGGCCAGTCTACAATATTTATTCGAGGTTTTGATACATCCCAAGGGGAGGATGAG ATCAGGAGCTCCCTGCAAGAATTTTTTGGTGGTTGTGGAGAGATAACAAGGTTGTCCATCCCAAAAGATTATGAGACTCAAGCACCCAAGGG GATGGCTTACTTGGAGTTCCAGGATGGGGATAGTTTCAAAAAAGCTCTACAACTTAACCAATCTGACTTTGGGAACGGCCCCTTGACAGTACAAGAGGCCAAACCACGAGCTGAGTTTGGTGGTAGTGGcagaggtggtggtggcaggAGTGGTGGTGGCCGTTTTGGTGGTAGGGACAGTGGTGGCCGTTTTGGTGGTAGGGACAGTGGTGGCCGTTTTGGTGGTAGgcgtggaggtggaggtggccGGGGTTTTTCTGGAGGACATGGTAGAGGAGGACGTGGAGGATCGAACAAGCCAAATCTAGCTGCTCCTGGAACAG GGAAGAAGACTACCTTCAGTGAGGATTAG